The Juglans microcarpa x Juglans regia isolate MS1-56 chromosome 8S, Jm3101_v1.0, whole genome shotgun sequence genome has a window encoding:
- the LOC121244154 gene encoding triacylglycerol lipase OBL1-like, with product MAPYERQFSDHFLLLKPEEASFYDLVRFLLFSDYSETSGFLDCTESLEADFWRRWYIFNSLLVQKLLLLYGKPLVLIGNMLELWLNLLSRNGGFLKLFFKFFTGEVVLPDPSSATFTSAVGCLDGRVELDKSIRQDDHIKYNASLAMMASKLSYENAEFVHTIIRDRWNMEYLGFYNFWNDFIGQPSTQAIMFQDTKNNPNLIVVGFRGTDPFDPIAIGIDVDLSWIELEGVGKAHSGFMKALGLQKDKGWPKEIEKGSDPQKQFAYYEVRRQLKEILQKNERTKFILTGHSLGGALAILFVTILAMHEEAWLLDKLEGVYTFGQPRVGNKQFGDYMKEKLNENDVRYLRYVYCNDVVPRLPYDDDNIFFEHFSPVLNYNVYYIGKVLWEEPNKNYFSLLWVIPKYLNAVLELIRSFIIPYIRGSDYKESWLMKMYRVFGLIIPGLVEHSSQDYVNLTRLGSLPIDFQNSLGHRNSKVGLPKKSQ from the exons ATGGCGCCATACGAGAGACAATTCAGTGACCATTTTCTGCTGCTTAAGCCAGAAGAGGCGAGCTTCTATGATCTTGTTCGCTTTCTCCTTTTCTCCGACTACTCAGAAACAAGTGGATTCCTCGACTGCACGGAATCTCTAGAGGCAGATTTTTGGCGCCGATGGTACATCTTCAACTCCCTTCTCGTGCAGAAACTACTCCTTCTCTATGGAAAACCTCTGGTTCTGATAGGGAATATGCTGGAGCTGTGGCTGAATCTTCTCTCAAGAAACGGAGGATTTCTCAAGCTGTTTTTTAAGTTCTTTAcag GAGAGGTGGTGCTGCCTGATCCATCATCGGCAACGTTCACATCTGCGGTGGGATGTCTTGATGGAAGAGTGGAGTTAGACAAAAGCATTAGACAAGAtgatcacataaaatataacgCTTCGCTTGCAATGATGGCTTCCAAATTGTCATACGAAAATGCAGAATTTGTTCATACCATAATCAGAGATCGCTGGAAC ATGGAATACTTAGGGTTCTACAACTTCTGGAACG ATTTTATAGGACAACCTTCAACTCAAGCTATCATGTTCCAAGATACAAAGAATAACCCTAACCTAATCGTGGTTGGGTTTAGGGGCACTGATCCATTTGATCCAATTGCAATTGGAATAGATGTCGACTTGTCGTGGATTGAGCTTGAAGGCGTGGGAAAGGCCCATAGTGGCTTTATGAAAGCTTTAGGCTTGCAGAAGGACAAAGGCTGGccaaaagaaatagagaaaggaAGTGATCCCCAGAAACAATTTGCTTACTATGAAGTAAGAAGGCAACTAAAGGAAATATTGCAGAAGAACGAGAGAACTAAATTCATATTAACAGGACACAGCTTGGGTGGGGCATTGGCAATTCTGTTTGTGACCATTCTAGCCATGCATGAGGAGGCATGGTTATTAGATAAGTTGGAGGGAGTGTATACATTTGGGCAACCAAGGGTTGGCAACAAGCAATTTGGTGATTACATGAAGGAAAAGTTGAATGAGAATGATGTGAGGTATCTGAGATATGTTTACTGCAATGATGTGGTGCCTAGGCTCCCTTATGACGATGACAATATATTCTTTGAGCACTTCTCTCCCGTCCTCAACTACAATGTGTACTATATAGGGAAG GTTTTATGGGAGGAGCCAAATAAGAACTACTTCTCACTATTATGGGTAATACCTAAGTACCTAAATGCAGTTTTGGAGCTGATCCGAAGTTTCATAATCCCATATATCAGAGGTTCAGACTACAAAGAAAGTTGGTTGATGAAAATGTATAGAGTGTTCGGATTGATAATTCCCGGATTAGTAGAACATAGTTCTCAAGATTATGTTAATCTCACCCGATTGGGATCCTTACCTATAGACTTCCAGAACTCACTTGGGCATAGAAATTCTAAAGTTGGTTTACCAAAGAAATCACAATAA
- the LOC121244155 gene encoding uncharacterized protein LOC121244155, whose translation MIKWPVPKSIKALRGVLGFTGYYKKFILDYGIIATLLKALLKNEAFKWSKGRLAFSSQALKGKNLQLSTYGKEFLALVLAIKKWRPYLLGGSFIIRNDHHSLKYLMEQKGVENKVADSSSRKDQDENVHYVLAISVPNATWLGEIKRAYVEDQAVQQQFVILQQNPTTNSSLSIEGGVFFKKGRSYIPNCADLKVRILHFIHASPVAGHSGFHKSLQRARSGFYWPGMKTEIKKFIKECEWSEWLAFAEWWYNTTFHTSTKLTPYEAVNGVPPTPLREYVPGGDSKSNPSEKRGNDGGQHGPNLKDHL comes from the exons ATGATTAAATGGCCAGTTCCTAAATCTATTAAAGCATTGAGAGGGGTTTTGGGGTTCACTGGCTACTACAAAAAGTTTATTCTAGATTATGGCATCATAGCTACTTTATTAAAAGCTTTGTTGAAGAATGAAGCTTTTAAATG GAGCAAAGGCCGTTTGGCTTTTTCAAGCCAAGCTTTGAAGGGCAAGAATCTGCAGTTATCCACCTATGGAAAGGAATTTTTGGCTTTGGTCTTGGCAATCAAAAAATGGAGGCCTTATTTATTGGGTGGTTCATTCATTATCAGAAATGATCATCATAGCTTGAAGTACTTGATGGAACAGAAG GGAGTGGAAAACAAAGTGGCAGATTCTTCGTCTAGAAAAGATCAAGATGAGAATGTTCATTATGTGCTAGCCATATCTGTTCCAAATGCTACTTGGCTAGGAGAGATTAAAAGGGCATATGTTGAAGATCAAGCGGTGCAACAGCAGTTTGTGATTTTACAGCAGAACCCTACAACCAACTCATCACTTTCTATTGAAGGAGGAGTTTTTTTCAAGAAGGGTAGGTCGTATATTCCTAATTGTGCTGACTTAAAAGTCAGGATATTGCATTTTATTCATGCAAGCCCTGTTGCAGGTCACTCAGGCTTTCATAAGTCACTGCAGAGAGCAAGGTCTGGCTTCTATTGGCCTGGTATGAAAACTGAGATAAAGAAATTCATCAAGGAGTGTGAA TGGTCTGAGTGGTTGGCTTTTgctgagtggtggtacaatacCACTTTCCATACCTCTACTAAGCTCACTCCCTATGAGGCAGTTAATGGTGTACCACCTACTCCACTTCGAGAATATGTTCCAG gtggagattcgaagTCGAATCCTTCTGAGAAAAGGGGGAATGATGGGGGCCAACATGGACctaatcttaaagatcatttgtaa